The Primulina eburnea isolate SZY01 chromosome 13, ASM2296580v1, whole genome shotgun sequence genome includes a region encoding these proteins:
- the LOC140809145 gene encoding transport inhibitor response 1-like protein gives MSGSWEHSNLCEMLEDKGQTTPDLPIQMTPSPDQVLEIVLENVLCFLTSRHDRNAASLVCKSWYRAEALTRSELFIGNCYSVSPQRVTQRFRQVKSMSIKGKPRFSDFSLLPRNWGAYFAPWLVSMVDVYRGLERVYLKRMCVTDDDLAFLAHYFPTLKDIVLVCCEGFGTSGLAFVASECRNIRVLDLIDCDVSDDEEDWISCFPDYPTRLESLTFDCVASPINFEALERLVIRSPSLRKLGLNEYITIGQLYSLMVRAPQLTHLGTGSFSPLEIVAHGEQEPDYASAFAACKSLVCLSGFKEIAPDYLTALNPVCANLVTLNFSYANINAEQLKSVIHCCVKLKSLWVLDSVTDEGLQAVAATCKDLLEIRVFPTDAAEDADGPVTEVGLLAISVGCRKLQSVLYFCQRMTNAAVIAMSTNCPELEVFRLCIIGIHRPDPITGEAMDEGFGAIVKNCKKLTRLAVSGLLTDKAFNYIGRYGKLLRTLSVAFAGNSDLGLRSVLEGCPVLQKLEIRDSPFGDLALQAGLHHYYNMRFLWMSSCKVTQKACEQIARQLPRLVLEVISRDEDKVETSEYVETLYMYRSLEGPRADAPRFVRIL, from the exons ATGAGTGGAAGCTGGGAACACAGTAATCTATGTGAAATGTTGGAAGATAAAGGGCAGACGACACCGGATCTGCCTATTCAAATGACGCCCAGCCCAGATCAAGTTCTTGAAATCGTACTGGAAAACGTACTCTGCTTCTTGACCTCCAGGCATGATCGCAACGCCGCGTCCCTCGTCTGCAAATCTTGGTACCGTGCCGAGGCTCTTACCAGATCCGAGCTATTTATCGGAAACTGCTACTCAGTTTCACCACAACGAGTCACTCAGCGTTTCAGGCAGGTTAAGTCGATGAGTATAAAAGGGAAGCCCAGATTCTCTGACTTCAGTTTGTTGCCGCGGAACTGGGGTGCGTATTTTGCTCCTTGGCTGGTTTCGATGGTCGATGTTTACCGTGGGCTTGAGAGGGTGTACTTGAAGCGCATGTGCGTTACGGATGATGATCTCGCGTTTTTGGCTCATTATTTCCCCACCCTGAAAGACATCGTTTTGGTTTGTTGTGAAGGTTTTGGAACTAGTGGGCTTGCGTTTGTTGCCAGTGAGTGCAG GAACATCAGGGTTCTTGATCTTATTGATTGTGATGTTTCGGACGATGAAGAGGATTGGATTTCATGTTTTCCTGATTACCCAACGAGACTTGAGTCTTTGACTTTTGACTGTGTTGCATCTCCCATTAACTTTGAGGCATTGGAGCGTCTAGTAATCAGATCACCTTCATTGAGGAAACTTGGCTTAAATGAATATATTACCATAGGACAGCTTTATAGCTTGATGGTTCGAGCTCCGCAGCTGACCCATCTTGGAACAGGCTCCTTTAGCCCCTTGGAGATTGTTGCCCATGGTGAACAAGAACCAGATTATGCATCTGCCTTTGCTGCTTGTAAATCACTCGTCTGTTTATCCGGTTTCAAGGAAATTGCTCCTGATTATCTCACTGCCCTGAATCCCGTTTGTGCTAACCTAGTTACTTTAAACTTTAGCtatgcaaacatcaatgcagAACAACTGAAGTCGGTTATACATTGTTGCGTCAAACTCAAATCACTTTGG GTGCTTGATTCAGTTACTGATGAAGGGCTTCAGGCTGTTGCTGCAACGTGCAAGGACCTCCTAGAAATTCGGGTTTTCCCAACTGATGCAGCGGAGGATGCAGATGGCCCCGTGACTGAAGTTGGTCTCCTGGCCATTTCGGTAGGTTGTAGGAAATTGCAGTCTGTCTTATATTTTTGCCAGCGAATGACCAATGCAGCCGTAATTGCCATGTCAACTAACTGTCCCGAACTTGAAGTATTCCGTCTGTGCATAATTGGAATTCATAGACCCGACCCCATCACCGGTGAGGCAATGGACGAAGGTTTTGGAGCCATTGTCAAGAATTGTAAAAAACTCACCCGGCTTGCTGTATCTGGTCTGTTGACTGACAAAGCATTCAATTATATTGGACGTTATGGGAAATTATTGCGAACATTGTCTGTTGCTTTTGCCGGAAACAGCGACCTGGGTCTAAGATCTGTGCTGGAGGGGTGTCCTGTGTTGCAGAAACTTGAAATTAGGGATAGCCCGTTTGGAGATCTAGCGTTACAGGCTGGATTGCATCATTATTACAACATGAGATTCTTGTGGATGTCATCTTGTAAAGTAACACAAAAAGCTTGTGAGCAAATTGCCCGGCAATTACCCCGCCTAGTACTGGAAGTGATTAGTAGGGACGAGGATAAGGTGGAGACGAGCGAGTACGTGGAGACACTGTACATGTATCGATCTCTTGAAGGGCCTAGGGCTGATGCGCCGAGGTTTGTGCGTATTTTGTGA